A window from uncultured Fusobacterium sp. encodes these proteins:
- a CDS encoding endonuclease/exonuclease/phosphatase family protein, protein MKKIRLALVYLIITVTIFAQEGYIASFNTLRLGRNKKDYVYVSQILENFDIVGLIEVMNKEGVEELVDNLEKVSKAEWDYHISPYPVGKNSYKEYFAYVWRKDKVTFLKDRGYYKDSDKRFSRQPYGADFKIGEFDFTFVLAHSIFGKSEALRRAEAFRLNEVYDYFQDLDPKENDIILAGDFNLSAFDEAFDKLVLHKDKITYTLNPTIKTTLGKNSLSSSYDNMFISKIYTGEFNGKSGALDFTNDNFREMKERVSDHLPIFIVVETEKDDD, encoded by the coding sequence ATGAAAAAAATTAGATTGGCATTAGTTTATTTAATAATCACTGTAACAATTTTTGCACAAGAAGGATATATTGCTTCATTCAATACATTGAGACTAGGAAGAAATAAAAAAGATTATGTTTATGTTTCACAAATCTTGGAGAATTTTGATATAGTTGGCTTGATAGAAGTTATGAATAAAGAGGGAGTAGAGGAGTTAGTTGATAATTTAGAGAAAGTTTCTAAAGCTGAATGGGATTACCATATCTCTCCATATCCTGTAGGGAAAAATAGCTATAAAGAATATTTTGCTTATGTTTGGAGAAAGGATAAAGTAACTTTTTTAAAGGATAGAGGTTATTATAAAGATAGTGATAAAAGATTTTCAAGACAACCTTATGGGGCTGATTTTAAAATAGGAGAATTTGATTTTACCTTTGTTTTAGCCCACTCAATATTTGGAAAAAGTGAAGCTTTAAGGAGAGCTGAGGCATTTAGATTAAATGAGGTTTATGACTATTTTCAAGATTTAGATCCTAAAGAGAATGATATTATCTTAGCAGGAGATTTTAATCTTTCAGCTTTTGATGAAGCATTTGATAAATTGGTTTTGCATAAAGATAAAATTACTTATACTTTAAATCCAACTATAAAAACAACTTTGGGAAAAAATAGCTTGTCTAGCTCGTATGACAATATGTTTATATCGAAGATATATACTGGAGAATTTAATGGTAAAAGTGGAGCTTTAGATTTTACAAATGATAATTTTAGAGAAATGAAAGAAAGGGTGTCAGATCATCTTCCTATCTTTATAGTAGTAGAAACTGAGAAAGATGATGATTGA
- a CDS encoding HAD family phosphatase, whose protein sequence is MIAAFFDIDGTIYRNSLLTEHFKKLIKYELLDFSEYDKRVKEAYKLWDNRVGDYDKYLEDLTLTYVDAIKGLPTQYNDFVAHQVVELKGNRVYSYTRKMIQWHKEQGHLVIFISGSPDFLVSRMAKKWGADDFCGSIYHVKDGVLSGEISPMWDSVNKMKSIDMFCKKYNIDLKESYAYGDTHGDYSMLMLTGHPRAINPSFELLNSIKENKELKEKTEIIIERKDVIYKVTADVETL, encoded by the coding sequence ATGATTGCTGCATTTTTTGATATAGATGGAACTATTTATAGAAACTCATTACTAACTGAACATTTTAAAAAATTAATTAAATATGAACTTTTAGATTTTAGCGAATATGATAAAAGAGTAAAAGAGGCTTACAAACTTTGGGACAATAGAGTAGGGGATTATGATAAATACCTTGAAGATCTTACTTTAACTTATGTTGATGCTATAAAAGGACTTCCTACTCAATACAATGATTTTGTTGCTCATCAAGTTGTAGAATTAAAAGGAAACAGAGTTTACTCTTATACTAGAAAGATGATTCAATGGCACAAAGAACAGGGACACCTTGTTATCTTTATATCTGGAAGTCCAGATTTCCTTGTTTCTCGTATGGCTAAAAAATGGGGGGCAGATGATTTCTGTGGCTCTATTTATCATGTAAAAGATGGTGTCCTATCTGGAGAGATTTCACCTATGTGGGATTCAGTTAATAAGATGAAATCTATAGATATGTTTTGTAAAAAATACAATATTGATTTAAAAGAGAGCTATGCTTATGGAGATACTCATGGAGATTACAGTATGCTTATGCTTACTGGACACCCAAGAGCTATAAATCCTAGTTTTGAACTTTTAAATAGTATTAAAGAAAACAAAGAATTAAAAGAAAAAACTGAGATTATCATTGAAAGAAAAGATGTTATTTATAAAGTTACTGCTGATGTTGAAACATTATAA
- a CDS encoding thioesterase family protein, whose product MLKEGITLTLEKVVKAEETAAKVASGALEVFSTPMLIAFMEQTSFELAQQYMKEGDTTVGVSVNIKHLKANLVGDRLKCISTLEKIDGKRLDFSVKVYHNENVVGEGEHSRFIVNEEKFLGKLKG is encoded by the coding sequence ATGTTAAAAGAGGGAATAACATTAACACTTGAAAAGGTAGTAAAAGCAGAAGAAACAGCAGCGAAAGTTGCTTCAGGAGCATTAGAAGTATTTTCAACACCAATGTTAATAGCATTTATGGAGCAAACTTCTTTTGAACTGGCTCAACAATATATGAAAGAGGGAGATACAACAGTTGGAGTATCTGTTAATATAAAGCATTTAAAAGCTAATTTAGTTGGAGATAGATTAAAATGTATCTCTACTTTAGAAAAAATAGATGGAAAAAGATTAGATTTTTCAGTTAAGGTATATCATAATGAGAATGTTGTTGGAGAGGGAGAACATTCTAGATTTATAGTTAACGAAGAAAAATTCTTAGGTAAATTAAAAGGATAG
- a CDS encoding uracil-xanthine permease family protein, with product MEEKEVKLGTKTKLLLGAQHVLAMFGATVLVPFLTGLNPSIALIAAGVGTLVFHFCTKGIVPVFLGSSFAFIGALTLVLREEGIAAIKGGVVAAGIIYIIMSILVKIFGVEKIKSFFPPIVTGPIIMVIGFRMSPVALSMAGYANGKFDLKSLIVASVVILSMITITLMKKSFLRLIPILVSVILGYAVSVMLGFVDFEPILNAKWIGLSHEAASDLFTMPKISLSAILAIAPIALVVFIEHIGDITTNGAVVGKDFFKNPGIHRTLMGDGLATIAAGFLGGPANTTYGENTGVLAVTKVYDPSVLRIAACYAIVLGLLGKFGVILQTIPQPVMGGVSIILFGMISSVGARTMVDSKLDFSNSRNLIIASLIFVFGIAIDNIIIWKTVSVSGLALAALVGVLCNKLLPKDRELMINKKLD from the coding sequence ATGGAAGAAAAAGAGGTAAAACTTGGAACAAAGACAAAACTTTTGCTAGGGGCACAACATGTATTAGCTATGTTTGGAGCAACAGTTCTTGTACCTTTTCTTACAGGTTTAAACCCATCAATAGCACTAATAGCTGCTGGAGTAGGGACATTAGTATTTCACTTTTGCACTAAGGGGATTGTTCCAGTATTTTTAGGTTCATCATTTGCTTTTATAGGGGCTTTAACTTTAGTTTTAAGAGAAGAGGGAATAGCTGCAATAAAAGGTGGAGTAGTAGCTGCTGGTATAATCTATATTATTATGTCAATTTTAGTAAAAATATTTGGAGTTGAAAAAATTAAATCATTCTTTCCACCAATAGTAACAGGACCTATTATAATGGTAATCGGATTTAGAATGAGTCCAGTTGCTTTAAGTATGGCAGGATATGCAAATGGTAAATTTGATCTTAAAAGTTTAATAGTTGCTTCAGTTGTTATTTTATCAATGATAACTATAACACTTATGAAAAAATCATTTTTAAGATTAATTCCTATTCTTGTGTCAGTTATTTTAGGATATGCAGTATCAGTAATGTTGGGATTTGTTGATTTTGAACCTATTTTAAATGCAAAATGGATAGGACTTTCTCATGAGGCTGCTTCAGATCTATTTACAATGCCAAAAATATCTTTAAGTGCAATACTTGCAATAGCTCCAATAGCATTAGTTGTATTTATTGAGCATATAGGAGATATCACTACTAATGGAGCAGTTGTTGGAAAAGATTTCTTTAAAAATCCTGGAATACACAGAACTCTTATGGGAGATGGACTTGCAACAATAGCAGCAGGATTCTTAGGTGGACCAGCAAACACGACTTATGGAGAGAACACAGGAGTTTTAGCTGTAACTAAAGTTTATGATCCATCTGTTCTTAGAATAGCAGCTTGTTATGCAATAGTATTAGGGCTTTTAGGTAAATTTGGAGTTATTCTTCAAACAATTCCTCAACCTGTAATGGGAGGAGTATCAATTATACTATTTGGAATGATCTCTTCAGTTGGAGCAAGAACAATGGTAGATTCAAAATTAGATTTCTCTAACTCAAGAAACCTAATAATTGCCTCATTAATATTTGTATTTGGAATTGCAATAGATAATATTATTATTTGGAAAACAGTTTCTGTATCAGGGCTTGCTCTAGCTGCATTAGTTGGAGTTCTTTGTAATAAGTTACTACCTAAAGATAGAGAGCTTATGATTAATAAAAAATTAGATTAA
- a CDS encoding ATP-binding protein has translation MIRKIIKIDENKCDGCGACVKACHEGAIGLINGKAKLLRDDYCDGLGDCLPSCHTEAITFEEREALPYDEKAVTNNIASKACSAHSCPGHKIEIIKKEKEEEKSFDSIESEILKSKLSQWPIQIKLVPTNASFFKDANLLIAADCTAFAYGNFHNEFIKNRITLIGCPKLDSGNYTEKLTEILKINNIKSLTVVKMDVPCCSGIEKSCVEALKVSGKFIPWQVITITRDGRKKEI, from the coding sequence ATGATAAGAAAAATTATTAAAATAGATGAAAATAAGTGCGATGGTTGTGGAGCTTGTGTTAAAGCTTGCCATGAAGGAGCTATTGGTCTAATAAATGGAAAGGCTAAACTTTTAAGAGATGATTATTGTGATGGACTTGGAGATTGCCTTCCATCATGTCATACTGAAGCTATAACTTTTGAAGAAAGGGAAGCTCTTCCATATGATGAAAAAGCTGTTACGAATAATATTGCCTCTAAAGCTTGTTCTGCCCACTCTTGTCCAGGACACAAAATTGAAATTATAAAGAAAGAAAAAGAAGAGGAAAAGTCTTTTGATTCTATTGAAAGTGAAATATTAAAAAGTAAACTTAGTCAATGGCCTATTCAAATAAAATTAGTTCCTACTAATGCTAGCTTTTTTAAAGATGCAAATCTTTTAATTGCTGCTGACTGTACAGCTTTTGCATATGGAAATTTTCACAATGAATTTATTAAAAATCGTATAACACTTATTGGCTGCCCTAAACTTGATTCTGGAAATTATACTGAAAAATTAACTGAAATTTTAAAAATAAATAATATAAAATCTTTAACAGTTGTAAAAATGGATGTTCCTTGTTGTAGTGGAATTGAAAAATCTTGTGTAGAAGCTTTAAAAGTTAGTGGAAAATTTATTCCTTGGCAAGTTATTACAATTACAAGAGATGGAAGAAAAAAAGAAATATAA
- a CDS encoding thiamine diphosphokinase — MKIAYVFFNGELEGRVEYFKDLLLKEKGDIYCADGGALHLEKLGVFPLEIWGDLDSVSEEILEKYSINNIVIKRFPKDKDFTDGELVLQYLVDKGYDEIRIIGGLGGRIDHALTNLNLIFKFKNTIFLTEKEKIFSIEKEKKIEGAKGKTISFVPFSEKVEDLTLKGFKYPLNKYILHQGDSICMSNIAVEERCEVSFSTGKLMGIILNEEI; from the coding sequence ATGAAGATAGCATATGTTTTTTTTAATGGTGAACTAGAAGGAAGAGTTGAGTATTTTAAAGATCTTCTTTTAAAAGAAAAGGGAGATATATATTGTGCAGATGGTGGAGCTTTACATTTAGAAAAGTTAGGTGTATTTCCATTAGAAATTTGGGGAGATTTGGATTCTGTTTCAGAGGAAATCTTAGAGAAATATAGTATAAATAATATAGTAATAAAAAGATTTCCTAAAGATAAAGACTTTACAGATGGAGAACTTGTATTACAATATTTGGTGGATAAAGGATATGATGAGATTAGAATAATTGGCGGGCTAGGAGGAAGAATAGATCATGCTCTTACAAATCTAAATCTAATTTTTAAATTTAAAAATACAATATTTTTAACAGAGAAAGAAAAGATTTTTTCAATAGAAAAAGAGAAAAAAATAGAAGGAGCAAAGGGAAAAACTATATCATTCGTTCCATTTTCAGAAAAAGTAGAGGATTTAACATTAAAAGGTTTTAAATATCCTTTAAATAAATATATTCTTCATCAAGGGGATTCCATATGTATGAGTAATATAGCAGTAGAAGAGAGGTGTGAAGTTAGTTTTTCTACTGGAAAACTTATGGGAATAATCTTAAATGAAGAGATTTAG